One Pseudomonadota bacterium genomic region harbors:
- a CDS encoding nicotinamide-nucleotide amidohydrolase family protein: VGLLHGMGESDVQARLAPYAAAHPELVFGFRATFPEIGLRVVAEDEPALADAAAEIRRALGAAIFAEGEAGMAEVLGRELAARGLTIGTAESCTGGLIGHELTQIPGSSAYFRGAIVAYDDAVKSSLLGVDARLLAACGAVSEEVVRAMAAGARRALGADLAVAVSGIAGPDGGTAEKPRGLVHFAVATARDCAHLERTFRGHDRAWVKAAAAWTAMRLALDSVRESS, translated from the coding sequence CGTCGGACTCCTCCACGGCATGGGGGAGTCCGACGTGCAGGCGAGGCTCGCGCCGTACGCCGCGGCGCACCCGGAGCTCGTCTTCGGATTTCGCGCGACGTTCCCCGAGATCGGCCTGCGCGTGGTCGCGGAGGACGAGCCCGCGCTCGCGGACGCCGCCGCGGAGATCCGCCGTGCGCTCGGCGCGGCGATCTTCGCCGAGGGCGAGGCGGGGATGGCCGAGGTGCTCGGCCGGGAGCTCGCGGCGCGCGGCCTCACGATCGGGACGGCGGAGTCGTGCACCGGCGGGCTCATCGGCCACGAGCTGACGCAGATCCCCGGATCGTCGGCCTACTTCCGGGGCGCGATCGTTGCGTACGACGACGCCGTGAAGTCGTCCCTCCTCGGCGTCGACGCGCGCCTCCTCGCGGCTTGCGGCGCCGTGAGCGAGGAGGTCGTGCGCGCCATGGCGGCGGGGGCGCGGCGCGCGCTCGGGGCAGACCTCGCGGTCGCGGTCTCCGGCATCGCCGGGCCGGACGGCGGCACGGCCGAGAAGCCGCGCGGCCTCGTGCACTTCGCCGTGGCCACGGCGCGCGATTGCGCGCATCTTGAGAGGACGTTTCGCGGCCACGATCGCGCGTGGGTGAAGGCCGCGGCCGCGTGGACGGCGATGCGCCTGGCGCTCGACTCCGTCCGGGAGAGCTCATGA
- the thpR gene encoding RNA 2',3'-cyclic phosphodiesterase: protein MRTIRSFIAVNIGLHALRAVAEEQSALRRRAGARGVEVRWVAPQNLHVTLRFLGQVTEPMVAAFQDGLEPALRNVAPFEVTAAGLGVFPDERQPTVVWVGLREDDALGRLHGTVSEVLVGMGFAPDDKPFRSHVTIGRVKSGEVDALAACMAESGERAYGAFTVREIVCYRSDLRPSGADYHMLWRLPLGGRARGARIEEAEPITEREAEDEPLPPDAADGAPDEGETKE, encoded by the coding sequence ATGAGGACCATCCGAAGCTTCATCGCCGTGAACATCGGGCTGCACGCCCTGCGCGCCGTCGCGGAGGAGCAGTCCGCCCTGCGGCGACGGGCGGGCGCGCGCGGCGTCGAAGTGCGCTGGGTCGCGCCGCAGAACCTCCACGTCACGCTCCGCTTCCTCGGCCAGGTGACCGAGCCGATGGTCGCGGCGTTCCAGGACGGGCTCGAGCCGGCCTTGAGGAACGTCGCGCCGTTCGAGGTGACCGCGGCGGGGCTCGGCGTCTTTCCGGACGAGCGGCAGCCGACGGTGGTGTGGGTCGGCCTGCGCGAGGACGACGCCCTCGGGCGGCTGCACGGCACGGTCTCGGAGGTGCTCGTCGGCATGGGGTTCGCCCCGGACGACAAGCCGTTCCGCTCCCACGTGACGATCGGACGCGTCAAGTCCGGCGAGGTCGACGCGCTCGCCGCGTGCATGGCCGAGTCGGGGGAGCGGGCGTACGGCGCGTTCACGGTGCGCGAGATCGTTTGCTACCGCAGCGATCTGCGCCCGAGCGGCGCCGACTACCACATGCTCTGGCGCCTCCCGCTCGGCGGGCGGGCGCGCGGCGCGCGGATCGAGGAGGCGGAGCCGATCACGGAGCGCGAGGCGGAGGACGAGCCGCTCCCCCCGGACGCGGCGGACGGGGCCCCGGACGAGGGCGAGACAAAGGAGTGA
- the recA gene encoding recombinase RecA, whose amino-acid sequence MTTNQAQGSNAERKGEKERALTLAISSIEKSYGKGSIMRLGEDQILGEGIDAIPSGAIGLDVALGVGGYPRGRIVEVYGPESSGKTTLTLHAVAQAQKQGGICAFIDAEHALDVAYARKLGVKTQELLISQPDCGEQALEIADMLVRSSAVDLIVVDSVAALTPRAELEGEMGDSHVGLQARLMSQALRKLTGALSKSQTCIMFINQIRMKIGVMFGNPETTTGGNALKFYASQRLDIRRIGAIKQGEESIGNRTRVKVVKNKLAPPFREVEFDIMYGEGISREGCLVDVGSDEGIVEKTGAWYSFEETRIGQGRENAKEFLRANPDVAFRIETKIREKHRLPPASAPLPASAPAEVRADAAEKPQKAAKKA is encoded by the coding sequence ATGACGACGAACCAGGCGCAGGGATCGAACGCGGAGAGGAAGGGCGAGAAGGAGCGCGCGCTCACGCTCGCCATCAGCTCCATCGAGAAGAGCTACGGAAAGGGGTCGATCATGCGCCTCGGCGAGGACCAGATCCTCGGCGAGGGGATCGACGCCATCCCCTCGGGCGCGATCGGCCTCGACGTGGCGCTCGGCGTGGGCGGCTACCCGCGCGGCCGGATCGTCGAGGTCTACGGGCCCGAGTCGTCGGGCAAGACCACGCTCACGCTCCACGCCGTCGCCCAGGCGCAGAAGCAGGGCGGGATCTGCGCGTTCATCGACGCGGAGCACGCGCTCGACGTCGCGTACGCGCGCAAGCTCGGCGTCAAGACGCAGGAGCTCCTGATCTCGCAGCCCGACTGCGGCGAGCAGGCGCTCGAGATCGCGGACATGCTCGTGCGGTCGTCGGCGGTCGACCTCATCGTCGTCGACTCCGTCGCGGCGCTCACGCCCCGCGCCGAGCTCGAGGGCGAGATGGGCGACTCGCACGTCGGCCTCCAGGCGCGGCTCATGAGCCAGGCGCTGCGCAAGCTCACCGGCGCGCTCTCGAAGTCGCAGACGTGCATCATGTTCATCAACCAGATCCGCATGAAGATCGGCGTCATGTTCGGCAACCCGGAGACGACCACGGGCGGGAACGCCCTCAAGTTCTACGCGTCGCAGCGGCTCGACATCCGGCGCATCGGCGCGATCAAGCAGGGCGAGGAGTCCATCGGGAACCGGACGCGCGTCAAGGTGGTCAAGAACAAGCTCGCGCCGCCGTTCCGCGAGGTCGAGTTCGACATCATGTACGGCGAGGGGATCAGCCGAGAGGGGTGCCTCGTCGACGTGGGATCGGACGAGGGAATCGTCGAGAAGACCGGCGCCTGGTACTCGTTCGAGGAGACCCGGATCGGCCAGGGCCGCGAGAACGCGAAGGAGTTCCTCCGGGCGAACCCGGACGTCGCGTTCCGCATCGAGACGAAGATCCGCGAGAAGCACCGCCTCCCGCCCGCGAGCGCCCCGCTGCCCGCGTCCGCCCCGGCGGAGGTGCGCGCCGATGCCGCCGAGAAGCCGCAGAAGGCGGCGAAGAAGGCGTAG